The Thermodesulfobacteriota bacterium genome contains the following window.
CTGCTCAAGAATCTTTAATGATAAACCGCATAATAAAAAATGAAAATATGGAATTATTACTTGAAACAGAGCTTCAGGAGATTTTAGATGACGGCTCGGGCCGTGTCGGCGGTGTTATCACTAACAGGGGAGAGAAAATAAACTGCCAAATCGTTGGCCTAACAGCCGGGGTTAGCCCAAATATAGATCTGGCAAAGCAATCAAATATACCGAGCGCACGAGGCATTCTAGTTGATTTTGGCCTTCGCTCGCAGATCGAAGATGTTTATTGCGCTGGAGACTGCGCTGAGCTTATTACCCAAGGAGAGGGGCGTAATTTAATTCAGCAAGTTTGGTACACTGGAAAAATGCAGGGCAGGGTTGCTGCAGAGTCAATGGCCGGCTTGGATACTCTTTATGATCCTGGGATTTGGTATAACTCCGCAAAATTTTTAAACCTTGAATATCAAACCTACGGGCAAGTAAACAACGGTCAGGGACTTGTTGCTATCCCTGATGAAAAAAATCTTTACTGGGAACATAAAAACCATCTACATTCTCTAAGGTTAGTTCACGATGATAACAAAGTTCTAGGCGTAAACGTTATGGGTCTTAGATATAGCCACAAAGTCTGTGAGAATTGGATAAAAGAGCAAAGAAGCCCAGAGTATGTTTTGGATAATTTGTCCAAAGCTAATTTTGACCCGGAGTTCTTCAGAAAACACGAATCAGAGATCGTAGGAACCTTTAAGGAGCAGGTCGCATGATTGATTCCAAAACTCTAAATTACGAGTTTGATGAGGAAAAGAGCGGATTTCCAGAGCCTCCAAAAGCAGAAGTAAAGCCTCTTTCTATTTCTGAGAAACTCTCTTTGGGATTAGTTGGATTAGGGGTGCTGTTTTTTATAATTATGCTTTTTAACACCCCTCTAAGAGGAACCTGGAGCGGCTTTCTTCTAG
Protein-coding sequences here:
- a CDS encoding FAD-dependent oxidoreductase; the protein is MHVAIIGNGITGVSAAIRLRGLKPDWKITMISGESDYHYSRPALMYIFMGHMRYQDTKLYENSFWQKNDINLVRGWVAEIDSESKRLIMHNSEPIHYDKLLISTGSKSNKFGWPGQDLKGVQGLYDLMDLNELYENTVGAKNAVVVGGGLIGIELAEMLHSRGIHVTFLVREKSYWDNVLPAQESLMINRIIKNENMELLLETELQEILDDGSGRVGGVITNRGEKINCQIVGLTAGVSPNIDLAKQSNIPSARGILVDFGLRSQIEDVYCAGDCAELITQGEGRNLIQQVWYTGKMQGRVAAESMAGLDTLYDPGIWYNSAKFLNLEYQTYGQVNNGQGLVAIPDEKNLYWEHKNHLHSLRLVHDDNKVLGVNVMGLRYSHKVCENWIKEQRSPEYVLDNLSKANFDPEFFRKHESEIVGTFKEQVA